Proteins encoded in a region of the Kryptolebias marmoratus isolate JLee-2015 linkage group LG14, ASM164957v2, whole genome shotgun sequence genome:
- the zgc:162472 gene encoding transcription factor TFIIIB component B'' homolog isoform X2, with amino-acid sequence MFRRSRFSVRPNVSTVGRTAAGTSQEPPSANQEASEMPKEVKEGNDAATVTDKSDVTPSENISASGDGNDQNGEGTSSSASVQRRKRFYIKPKVAPGRPPTLSRTPKSPIKAASAAPPDVSGSDTEKPSTSSKAATTAAPRGLQSPRRRRLSEDSKQLKVQPKLTPVPSETVTITPAEDVCKQAENITDSQVKEVTPRPPERVPPSLPDKETTEISEKAKTLISSKNVLSMTPSALSLSRLLNDPSDVQRLMKAQKLRELLKRERCKEKKLKKAKARPKEFTLDPTKMTMRDLIHYLPLSNPMTSSLEDTAQEDETVIPPSPSQRREKSPEKAQQAEVLPVRTSVGEEEEEGDAAAEEEQDEALMVPQVKVAEDGSLIIDEESLTVEVQRAKGPNPAQDREPIFERGSTTTYSSFRKANYTKPWSIEETDMFFLAVSMVGTDFSMICQLFPHRARLEIKNKFKKEERENSWRIDKAFRERRKLDIEYFSKLLEKVLEVQKDKKKLKSLAGKNTTKKLKTKAKRKKAAKKLSDVEEEDEDQILELEDGGEKENEDQCNEGGVPASEPKKKCKRKKNTKNLPEEPNEKKTKTGEAGVPENSEAALPEDQTNSDMPEEDVVTKPAKLSRGRAPKPLLPLASKRGKKLHSATKDKEATSEKGEESVSGEASKEQMNEEISDLSCANKRKSASDEISSEEDEAAVKAQGPTRYGRVPKPIQPLTYPSKEDPHSSESETTPAKSKCSVKRGKSSMLQSAQKLKKPKLVTIRSSKSDFSDEESENELEDRRMEDEQHFGCSSSRDAEASMFVPSSLHPSNVVVSEVDETMVELDILDSMPDVLGISQDALCPDSSCQKAQHETGTAEPCEHQLDLLVDVIDFLSSEHTEGSSDESYNEAAQTLLTIGNLTHVSQSTQGEMTTQDCTKEKTADGVIASNHPEEDIVSSSLEQSSTDLLCPTFDQEVIETSQTVCIVELQSSEKDNDDLPHIESSHQTCVELKAVCDTDPIPQLTSNSESSNKTSSVMKTRCFSKVKPKPKLVQTSITAKPTSQKKTPEEQKTEEHMVNETTAKEVTLERTDSVPALLESNISSTEVKSSEETSVEPFITQTCSLSASQFEPSRNQSTTDTRTSDSTDESLLPHGETDTAETSNSAVAESQQDSSTLSDPFQNSSDKHPPCTLPAEDLPVSQKGDGEVATSSQPKGNRLPKIKPKPNLTRTSRAVRNKSQVSEETVEKDSLSALKPECLKQTETSSLSFKHTKKVKTYGEVANKAASDVMTSEQNAMENQNNSKVQLTGDQTTISPRLTSEFTEENLMSQVGTTYPTVPESQVPQESNVNLAATQEQSDNPVTLLAPVKERTVNEEENNVALTCQSKRSRTQKIKPKPNVPQTSRAARSKPQTTEEPAEKDSSPGPSDDFPEKKILEVEQKSTCTAFSDKQTESSDSASGLKPALTSGSSVTPSEENQTNVGLDQIHMGAASDPSAIENQNFSDLQSKQVKKQTTNDTGFNSEVTATTLIPSDETSEGSCNYTVDSGGVKSQVSLESYLDSAPVHEQSDLSTFVRPVEESKVCEQDFKIASASQLRSRLPKIKPKPNVPQRPSKFKHQTSEEPTGKHSASSPNLESNKKTMAKVEPDPTCNIQPEKQNQELPKVQLEASGEQLTRDEDKSSEFKDANLSSHVGRNENRCDNVALANQAVTQTQVGKESNPTSERSGQPAASEELLSQEKGEVASSCQLRKSRLQKIKPKPNLPQISRTSRFKPKVAKDSSCSPTPDKKSAAGVETQPLLPDKQIENTDVGHDSEVDLGTLPSDQSASKNQNLYEVQPEQSSEQDTYEMKKSSEFKDANLTSYVGTSDLGFRKSQIGKESSVGSASVRDQSEHLPPVVISVERLPVSKQKDKAAYSPEVVNSKPELLQDHVTVMQHLDKSQSPTLSSKSLDKTKAEEAEPTCSTWLPDKLKQNKSADFSPVSGRSLESAHKCTEKSSSFKEQMMPNVGQVVSSEGTKQTISQRSQRFPKVKPKPNLGLSSKSTCRKLQSDDSSKPLEEQLMDSSSTVTEQQPEESAKSKMSKDDGVETDLALSGDGKVEMSNTQTVTDQTGIQDIHSTRKQTTSNTDFTSHESDSSGQSSDQMSSELTESKAPQVRRGRLIKPKPNLQLSSCPQQSQQVKNTKPTKADSSSCSQGVDASVDPKSVSEVGPDSQEPIKGIVDKLSHKDSSSNDAHSSLSCVTQPSTTQNESTPSAEGIPSYPLIPEVLPAEVPSDPDEPFFILSLTAIPVSSAGEGETISSEHLSDLPVTDSSVHQPSVSLEVAGDGFVSTKESSVVINVDAGREPTSSQSDQQGRETTAVQLLKFPEIMESNEIETPPSKQTLKGSGRKGKLQVKSKSSKKKQTSSAVTETESASSQSGTIQDSDNPEPSEQPKSSGNIITDSLTGGKVAVPTVASQTAQSIRHQSKKAKEFPSFFSGTSSSSESKPPSRIMTAKRLKTPSAVAKKSSSEPEASTSKDVSTLRPSQPCLTSVTPPDVDIALTSTHRLRSSHSAPSSHLRTAEASTNDDISEAALVEEEPTNVLQYFLSDIFTEVEEG; translated from the exons ATGTTTCGCCGGTCCAGATTTAGTGTTCGTCCTAATGTCAGTACTGTGGGGAGGACAGCAGCTGGAACATCTCAGGAGCCTCCATCAGCGAATCAGGAGGCTAGTGAGATGCCAAAAGAAGTGAAGGAGGGTAATGATGCTGCAACTGTGACCGATAAGTCTGATGTGACACCATCAGAAAACATCTCAGCTTCAGG AGATGGCAATGACCAGAATGGGGAAGGTACAAGCTCCTCGGCATCAGTCCAGAGAAGGAAGCGGTTTTACATCAAGCCCAAGGTGGCCCCTGGTCGTCCTCCCACTCTTTCTCGGACGCCAAAATCTCCCATCAAagcagcctctgcagctcctcctgatgTCTCTGGCTCAGACACTGAGAAGCCATCAACCTCCAGCAAAGctgcaacaacagcagctcCTCGTGGTCTCCAGTCCCCAAGGCGAAGACGACTCTCTGAAGACAGCAAGCAGCTCAAAGTACAACCTAAACTTACCCCTGTGCCCTCTGAGACTGTGACTATTACTCCAGCTGAAGATGTTtgcaaacaagcagaaaacattaCAGACAGTCAAGTTAAAGAAGTTACCCCCAGACCCCCCGAGAGAGTACCTCCATCTCTACCAGATAAAGAAACTACAGAGATATCGGAGAAAGCCAAGACTCTGATATCATCAAAAAATGTGCTTTCAATGACTCCGTCAGCGCTCTCCTTGAGCCGACTCCTGAATGACCCATCAGATGTACAAAGACTGATGAAAGCCCAGAAGCTAAGAGAATTACTGAAACGGGAGCGATGCAAAGAAAAG AAACTCAAGAAAGCAAAAGCCCGTCCAAAGGAATTTACTTTAGATCCCACCAAAATGACAATGAGAGACCTTATCCATTATCTCCCATTGTCTAACCCCATGAC atccAGTTTAGAGGACACTGCTCAAGAGGATGAAACTGTGATCCCACCTTCACCTTCACAGAGGAGAGAAAA gTCTCCAGAGAAAGCACAGCAAGCTGAAGTCCTTCCTGTTAGAACGAGTgtaggagaggaggaagaggagggagatgCTGCGGCTGAGGAAGAGCAGGACGAAGCCTTGATGGTTCCTCAGGTCAAAGTGGCAGAAGATGGGTCACTGATCATTGACGAAGAAAG TTTAACGGTGGAAGTCCAGCGAGCCAAAGGGCCAAATCCTGCTCAGGACCGAGAACCCATCTTTGAACGTGGCTCTACCACAACTTACTCAAGTTTCAGGAAAGCAAATTACACAAAACCCTGGTCCATTGAAG agaCAGACATGTTCTTCCTAGCAGTTAGTATGGTGGGAACAGACTTTTCCATGATTTGTCAACTGTTTCCACACAGAGCTCGATTAGAGATAAAG aaCAAATTCAAAAAAGAAGAGCGAGAAAATTCCTGGAGGATTGACAAGGCTTTCA GAGAGAGACGTAAACTGGACATAGAATACTTTTCAAAGctgctggagaaagttttggaagttcagaaagacaaaaagaaactcaagtCACTCGCTGGTAAAAACACCACTAAGAAGTTAAAGACTAAGGCAAAGC GCAAAAAAGCTGCCAAGAAGCTGAGTGatgtggaggaggaagatgaggatcAAATTCTTGAGCTGGAGGACGGGGGTGAAAAGGAGAATGAAGACCAGTGTAATGAAGGAGGAGTTCCCGCTTCTGAGccaaagaaaaaatgcaaaagaaagaaaaacacaaaaaacttgcCTGAAGAaccaaatgaaaagaaaaccaaaacag gtgaAGCTGGCGTACCTGAAAACTCTGAGGCAGCACTTCCTGAGGATCAAACAAATTCAGACAT GCCTGAAGAGGATGTAGTCACCAAACCAGCCAAGCTCTCCCGAGGCAGAGCACCAAAGCCGCTGCTGCCTTTGGCCTCGAAGCGGGGTAAAAAGCTTCATTCTGccacaaaagacaaagaagccACATCAGAAAAAGGGGAGGAAAGCGTGAGTGGTGAAGCCTCTAAAGAACAG ATGAATGAAGAGATATCAGATTTGAGCTGTGCCAACAAGAGGAAGTCTGCCAGTGATGAGATTTCTTCAGAAGAAGACGAGGCAGCTGTTAAAGCGCAGGGACCCACCAG ATATGGCCGAGTCCCCAAACCCATTCAGCCATTGACTTATCCTTCCAAAGAGGATCCACATTCCTCTGAATCTGAAACTACACCTGCAAAATCTAAATGCAGTGTCAAGAGAGGAAAATCATCAATGCTACAATCTGCCCAGAAGTTGAAAAAACCCAAGCTGGTCACCATTAGGTCTTCCAAGTCAGACTTCAGTGATGAAGAGAGTGAAAATGAGTTGGAGGATAGACGGATGGAAGATGAGCAGCACTTTGGATGCAGCTCCAGTAGAGATGCTGAAGCCTCTATGTTTGTACCTTCCAGTCTACACCCCTCAAATGTTGTTGTCTCCGAAGTGGATGAGACCATGGTAGAG CTTGATATCTTGGACAGTATGCCTGATGTGCTGGGCATCTCCCAAGATGCACTGTGCCCTGATTCCTCTTGTCAGAAGGCACAACATGAGACAGGCACTGCTGAGCCATGTGAACATCAGTTGGACCTTCTGGTT GATGTTATAGACTTCCTTTCATCAGAACACACAGAAG ggTCTTCAGATGAGAGCTACAATGAGGCTGCTCAAACCCTTTTGACCATTGGCAACCTGACTCACGTCTCCCAGTCAACACAAGGTGAAATGACCACACAAGATTGTACAAAAG agaaaacagcagatgGTGTGATTGCATCCAACCATCCTGAAGAAGACATTGTTTCTTCTTCACTGGAACAAAGTTCTACAGATTTATTGTGTCCAACCTTTGATCAGGAGGTCATTGAAACATCTCAGACTGTTTGCATTGTGGAATTACAAAGCAGTGAAAAAGACAATGATGACTTGCCTCATATTGAATCCAGTCATCAGACATGTGTTGAGCTGAAAGCTGTTTGTGATACAGATCCTATCCCTCAATTAACATCAAATTCAGAGAGCTCAAATAAAACTTCTTCAGTTATGAAAACAAGATGCTTTTCTAAGGTAAAGCCTAAACCAAAACTTGTTCAAACTTCAATTACTGCTAAACCAACATCTCAAAAGAAAACTCctgaagaacagaaaactgaagaacacATGGTTAATGAGACAACAGCTAAAGAAGTAACCCTAGAAAGAACAGACTCTGTTCCAGCATTGCTAGAAAGTAACATTTCTTCTACTGAAGTCAAATCATCAGAAGAGACCTCTGTAGAGCCATTCATTACCCAAACGTGTTCTTTGTCTGCATCCCAGTTTGAGCCCAGTAGGAATCAGTCTACCACAGATACAAGAACTTCTGATTCTACAGATGAAAGCTTATTACCTCACGGTGAAACAGATACTGCTGAAACATCTAACTCAGCTGTGGCAGAGAGTCAACAAGACTCATCCACACTTTCAGACCCATTCCAAAATAGCAGTGACAAACATCCTCCATGTACATTACCCGCAGAGGATTTACCTGTCAGTCAAAAGGGAGATGGTGAAGTTGCAACTTCCAGCCAACCTAAAGGGAATAGATTACCAAAAATCAAACCCAAACCAAATCTAACACGGACATCAAGAGCTGTAAGGAATAAATCTCAAGTCAGTGAAGAGACTGTAGAGAAAGACTCACTTTCAGCTCTGAAACCAGAAtgcctcaaacaaacagaaacctcatctcttagttttaaacacacaaagaaagtaAAGACATATGGTGAAGTTGCTAATAAAGCAGCATCAGATGTGATGACATCAGAACAGAATGCCATGGAAAACCAGAACAACTCTAAAGTCCAGCTCACAGGAGATCAGACCACCATAAGCCCAAGGTTAACGTCTGAGTTCACAGAAGAAAACCTCATGTCTCAGGTTGGAACAACTTACCCGACTGTCCCAGAATCACAGGTTCCACAAGAGTCAAATGTAAATTTAGCAGCAACCCAAGAACAAAGTGACAATCCTGTGACTTTGCTTGCACCTGTAAAAGAGAGAACAGTTAATGAAGAAGAGAATAACGTTGCTTTAACCTGTCAGTCGAAGAGGAGTCGGacacaaaaaattaaacccAAACCAAACGTGCCACAGACATCAAGAGCTGCAAGGTCTAAACCTCAAACCACAGAAGAGCCAGCAGAGAAAGACTCAAGTCCTGGTCCAAGTGATGatttccctgaaaaaaaaattctggagGTGGAACAAAAATCAACATGCACTGCCTTCTCTGATAAACAGACTGAAAGCTCTGATTCTGCTTCAGGTTTAAAGCCAGCACTGACTTCTGGTTCTTCTGTAACACCCTCTGAAGAGAATCAGACAAATGTTGGACTTGATCAGATACACATGGGGGCAGCATCAGATCCGAGTGCCATAGAAAACCAGAACTTCTCAGACCTTCAGTCTAAACAAGTTAAAAAGCAAACCACCAATGATACAGGATTTAATTCTGAGGTCACAGCAACAACCCTTATACCATCTGATGAAACAAGTGAGGGCAGCTGTAATTATACAGTAGATTCAGGGGGCGTAAAATCACAAGTTAGCCTAGAATCATATTTAGATTCAGCCCCAGTTCATGAACAAAGTGATCTTTCTACATTTGTCAGACCTGTAGAAGAGTCGAAGGTTTGtgaacaagattttaaaattgcATCTGCTAGTCAGTTGAGGAGTCGGTTACCAAAAATTAAGCCTAAACCAAATGTTCCACAAAGACCTTCCAAGTTTAAACATCAAACCTCAGAGGAGCCAACAGGCAAGCACTCAGCTTCTAGTCCAAATCTTGAGTCTAATAAAAAGACAATGGCAAAAGTGGAACCAGATCCAACATGCAACATCCAAcctgaaaaacagaaccaggagCTACCGAAAGTCCAGCTTGAAGCCAGTGGAGAGCAGCTCACCAGAGATGAAGATAAATCTTCTGAGTTCAAAGATGCAAACCTGAGTTCCCATGTTGGAAGAAATGAGAACAGGTGTGATAATGTGGCATTAGCTAATCAagcagtcacacaaacacaagttgGTAAAGAGTCAAATCCAACTTCAGAAAGAAGTGGCCAGCCTGCAGCTTCAGAAGAATTACTCAGTCAGGAAAAAGGGGAAGTCGCATCTTCTTGTCAGTTGAGGAAGAGTAGATTACAAAAAATTAAACCCAAACCAAATCTCCCACAGATTTCAAGGACTTCAAGGTTTAAACCTAAAGTTGCAAAAGACTCAAGCTGTTCTCCTACACCTGACAAAAAATCAGCAGCAGGGGTGGAAACACAGCCACTTTTACCTGATAAACAGATTGAAAACACAGATGTTGGACATGATAGTGAGGTAGATTTGGGAACACTACCATCAGATCAGAGTGCctcaaaaaaccaaaacctttaTGAAGTCCAACCTGAGCAGAGTTCAGAGCAGGACACTTATGAGATGAAGAAATCTTCAGAGTTCAAAGATGCAAATCTGACATCTTATGTTGGAACAAGTGACTTGGGATTCAGAAAATCACAAATTGGAAAGGAGTCAAGTGTAGGTTCAGCCTCAGTCCGAGACCAGAGTGAACATCTTCCTCCTGTAGTTATATCTGTGGAGAGGTTACCAGTCAGTAAACAAAAGGATAAAGCTGCATATTCGCCAGAAGTTGTGAATTCTAAACCTGAATTATTGCAAGATCATGTCACAGTCATGCAGCATCTGGACAAATCTCAAAGCCCAACCTTGAGCTCTAAATCcttagacaaaacaaaagcagaagaagcagaACCAACATGTTCTACTTGGCTTCCagataaattaaagcaaaacaaaagtgcaGACTTTTCACCAGTTTCGGGGCGGTCACTGGAATCGGCTCATAAATGCACAGAGAAATCATCttcatttaaagaacaaatgatGCCAAATGTTGGTCAAGTTGTAAGTTCAGAGGGCACGAAACAAACCATTTCTCAGAGAAGCCAGCGGTTTCCCAAAGTCAAACCCAAGCCCAATTTAGGATTGTCCAGTAAAAGTACTTGTAGGAAGCTTCAGTCAGATGATAGCAGCAAACCTTTAGAAGAACAGCTCATGGACTCTTCCTCAACTGTAACAGAGCAACAACCCGAGGAATCAGCTAAGAGCAAAATGTCAAAAGATGATGGAGTGGAGACTGATTTAGCTTTATCTGGGGATGGCAAAGTGGAAATGTCAAACACCCAAACAGTAACGGATCAGACTGGAATTCAAGATATCCACtccacaagaaaacaaacaacttctAACACCGACTTCACATCACATGAGTCAGACTCATCTGGCCAAAG CTCTGATCAGATGTCATCAGAGTTGACTGAAAGTAAAGCTCCTCAAGTTCGGAGAGGCAGGCTTATTAAACCTAAACCCAACCTGCAACTCAGCAGCTGTCCGCAGCAATCCCAGCAAGTTAAGAACACAAAGCCAACAAAAGCAG ACTCTAGTAGTTGCTCACAAGGTGTGGATGCCTCTGTTGATCCCAAATCTGTATCTGAAGTCGGACCTGATAGTCAGGAGCCAATAAAAGGAATCGTTGATAAATTAAGTCATAAAGACTCAAGTTCAAATGATGCTCATTCTTCTCTTAGTTGTGTCACACAACCATCTACCACACAG AATGAATCAACACCAAGTGCTGAGGGGATTCCTAGTTATCCACTCATACCAGAGG TCCTTCCAGCAGAAGTTCCTTCAGATCCAGATGAACCTTTCTTCATCCTCTCTCTGACTGCGATCCCAGTCTCGTCAGCGGGGGAGGGGGAAACCATTTCATCGGAACACCTGTCAGATCTTCCTGTAACAGACTCATCAGTACATCAACCAAg CGTTTCTCTGGAAGTAGCAGGAGATGGATTTGTTTCCACAAAGGAGAGTAGTGTGGTAATCAATGTAGACGCTGGCCGAGAACCAACTAGTTCCCAATCTGATCAACAAG gaaGAGAAACTACTGCAGTCCAATTGCTAAAGTTTCCAGAAATAATGGAAAGTAATGAGATTGAGACTCCCCCATCAAAACAGACACTAAAAGGCTCTGGAAGGAAAG GTAAACTGCAGGTTAAATCCAAATCttcaaagaagaaacaaaccagCTCTGCTGTCACCGAAACAGAGTCAGCTTCTTCCCAAAGTGGCACCATTCAGGACTCAgacaatcctgagccttctgaGCAGCCAAAATCCTCTGGAAACATCATCACTGATTCTCTGACTGGAGGGAAAGTTGCTGTCCCCACTGTGGCCTCGCAGACTGCACAAAGCATCAGGCATCAGAGCAA AAAAGCTAAAGAAtttccatctttcttttctgGGACAAGCAGTTCCTCCGAGAGCAAACCTCCATCTAGAATAATGACGGCTAAAAGATTGAAAACTCCATCTGCAGTAGCAAAAAAGTCTTCGTCAGAACCTGAGGCCTCCACATCTAAAGACGTTTCCACACTAAGGCCTTCGCAGCCCTGTTTAACATCTGTAACACCTCCAGATGTGGACATCGCCTTGACTTCAACTCACAGGCTCAGAAGCTCACACTCAGCTCCCAGTTCTCATCTCCGTACAGCTGAG gCTTCAACAAACGACGACATTTCAGAGGCTGCGTTGGTTGAAGAGGAGCCGACCAATGTGTTGCAGTACTTCTTAAGTGACATTTTCACAGAAGTAGAAGAAGGCTAA